The sequence below is a genomic window from Tubulanus polymorphus chromosome 1, tnTubPoly1.2, whole genome shotgun sequence.
GAAGATTTAGATTATTTCATTACTTACCATAATAACGAGTCTTATAGGAACAGCTGATTGACCTCTATTGACTAGAACTAAAGGTTTTTGATCGTGTGAACCCCAACTTCTCTGACCGAAATCCATCATCAGATCATCGCTTAATACCTgcataaaatatatacaatagaCATATTCATCCTTCACTTCATTTCACTGCTGTAAAACGCAAACTTTCTTTTACTAAAAATTTcatatgtttgacaggtgaaTTTTAACTGATTAATTATATGTACAGACTTTAATGCCGGATCGACGccgtgaaagggttaacattTTACCTGCACATTAGGAGATTCGGCGACTGCCTGTAAAGTGACCATTCTCGGTAACTTCTGCTGTAGGACGGACTCGTTACCCCCGACGGGACTCACTAAAACATGGACATGGGCTACAAACACTCCGGCATGATTCGGCATAAATACAACctataaataatacatgagATTATAGAACGCGATCTGTTTAGAGTaggaggggaggagggggTAGAGGGGGTTGAGGGGGAGGAAATACGCACCCTTAATTCATCCGTTGTTGTCGGTTCAATAACTGCTTTCTGTTTGACGATGAACGGTGAAAGTTGAACGTCGCGTTCAACGCCATCTATATTCAAACTAACGATCGTTAAACTACATTGTAACCATTGACGACTCGGGTTGAAGAGCGGTAGAGTTGTCTGAGCGGAGAATCCGACGCAGCAGACATCTTTGAAACATAGTTCACCGGGAGCTTCAATCTGAGGACTCGGGATCGTAGCAGGCGCTCCGACCAACTCATCATTTATACCATTGAATAAAcctgaaataattatgacacaTAATAAACACTGTTCGTGTTCAATACTAATTTACTGATGAAATTAATGCAGatttaattaataaatttgcttgtagaaatgaattttgatggGATACATGAcatgtgaattagatatatCAGTATTCAGTTGAATATTTCTCAGAATGGATTTATTTCCAATAGTTAAATGAGAATTCAGAACAGTATAACCGACTAATGGGCAATTAATGTCTTAATACTACAGGTTTAGAATTTGGGGATGAAAGAAAATAGCTTTTAATCTTGCATGTTGGGCTATTAGCATTTATAAATTTGTGTCTGAGCAGTGAATTCACTATACAACTATATCACAATGaccctaggtcaggtgacTTCTGTGACATCACAGCCACTCATGACAagcagctaaccctaaccctaggtcaggtgaccagtgacatcacagtCACTCATAACTAGCATCTAACCCCaaccctaggtcaggtgaccagtgacatcacagtTACTCATGACAagcagctaaccctaaccctaggtcaggtgaAAAGTGATATCACAGCCAATCAAAACTCTAGCCCTAGGTCAGGTGACTATGGGTGGCTACCATAGTAACAGGCCAGCCAATCAGAACTAAGCCTTCACATACATAGTACATAGCTTATGTGACCTTGACACCAATTCATAAACAAACTATAGGCTTTATGAATGAACACAGTAGTCACTGGTTTCATTGAGTCCTTTACAAATAATCAATGttgaacaaaacaaaactcattgaatgaaatagatCAGTTAAATTGACAATTAGATTGGATAGATTGTAAGATCTCTAGTAACAGAACAATTCTACAATTGATGATCATTTTATCACTGTTTTACTGAGGATCTGTCAAAATAACAGACTCAATATATCATCAATTCTACATGTAATTAAGATTATGAGTTAAACACATTTCGGGGATTCAACTGGACAATCCTAACGGATTTTTTGAATCCCCCGACAAACGTATGATATAACGTTATAACCTGTTGTCTTTGTATTATAAATTATCATAGGTTTGtcaaataaatgaaactgaACACTTACGTATTCTGGGATCATGAGTATTATacgctactgctgctgctgctgtagtGGGTagctgctgcggctgctgctggTTGATAGCTGTAGAGTATGAATCATGAGATTGAGCTCTTCCTCTCATATAAACTGCAGCCCATTCACAGTTTGTAGAATATTCGGCTGTAGGTCTCTGTGACGGAGGGGGCGGGGCTGTTTCCGTGCTGATATAACGAGGTGCTGTACGAGACGACATGATTGGTGGATATCGCGCTGTATTATGGACGGATGAAAGATAAATCtgattgttgtaaatacccGTTAGATTCGGTGCGAGAGTCGATACCGGATTCGCTAGATGACGATTGGTTAATAACGTTGGCACTGCGGAACCGTGTCCGGCGATAAATCCAGGATTACTAACACTAGGAGTAATAACCGCAACTCCCGGAGTAATCGAAGACTGAACCAGTGGAGTAATGTTCTTTATTCCGGGATTATTAGCCGAAGATGTAGGGTTGGGTTTAGTTTGATCTTTCCACGCTAGATGGCGCTCAGATCGAGGTATCTGTTCCGATTGGTCGGTAACTGTCTCTTCCAGGTGGAATTTTGGCACTTGTTTACGCGATTGTTTATTGACGGTGGCGCCCCCTGGTTTCGACTCATCCTCCATCGATAAACTACGACCAGTCGCGGCCGGTTGAGGGTTAACGTCATTCCCGGGATCTACGCAATCTGAACTAAAGGTGGCTCCACCTGGATGAGTGAAGTTAGTTATATTTGACGGCATGTCGCCGGTTTCATCTGATTTACCGAGTAAACCCATCGGAGTACTCGATAATCTCGGTCCTCGTTGCGTCCGGCGTTCAGTAGTAGTTAGTCTAGGAGTAGTAACCGTGGTTGTCGTCGGTGATAGATCCGTTTGTTGACTATGAAAACCGCTGGTCATGTCGTATCTATGAGAATACTTTGTATCAGCCTCAGTGCTGTCGAGCGGCGCCCTCTCTCTTCCATCCGGTGAATCGGGATGATTAACCCGTGAATATAGAGAACTAGGTCGAGGTGTTTTCCAAACTGGTGGCGTCCCCGAATTCGAGTCAAAGTCACCGATTTTTGGTTGAATGTTGTCGTCGTTAAGGAATTCTAGACTTCGTCTATTGCGGGGAGGTGAATAGAATGTCTGTTTGTTTATTCCTGTTTCGTCTGAAGTTTTAACAGATGATGATTTTCCATCTCcagatttcattttatcaaaCTGTGTTCCTGCAGTTTTCAATCCTTTCTCATCAATTGCTTGTTGATCTGTTGTCCTCGACAACCTGTTCGTTCTTCTGTCAGAGATACCTGATAATCTCGAATCAGTTGCGATAGGTTGTCTAGATCCTGCCTCTCTTTCAGAATTACTACCCGTAGACAGCCTACATTCTTCTCTCTTATCCGTGGATGAAGATACAGTTCGTCCAGTGGTTGATGCAGATCTATTCAAGGTTAAAGATTTTTCAGCTTCAACAGAAGAGTCGAATCTTCTATTAGCAGATCCTCTTGATGACctagtgctgccatctacagGTCGTCTGCTGAACTCACTGGATAGCCTGGTGCCCCCATCTATAAGACGTCTGTTGGGTTCTGAGGTCttagtgctgccatctacagGTCGTCTGCCAGACTCACTGGATAGCCTGGTGCTGCTTTCAACAGGTCGTCTGTCAGGTTCAGAAGACctagtgctgccatctacagGCCGTCTACCGGACTCACTAGATAGTCTGGTGCCGCTTTCAACAGGTCGTCTGTTGTGTTCGGAAGACctagtgctgccatctacagATCGTCTAATGTACTCGGTAGATGAtctagtgctgccatctacacGCTGTCTGCTGGTCTCACTGGATAGCCTGGTGCGGCTATCTGCAGGCTGCTTGTCGGGTTCAGATGACCTAGTGGTGCCATCTACAGGCCGCATACTGGGTTTAGTGCTACGATCTATTGATTGCTTACTGAGATCAGTAGAAGCAGACGATATTCTCGGTATCTGTGACGACGTCGATGTATCGAGTGAAATATCTGATGATTGTTGACCTCCTGACGATTGTTTTTTTCTCGTTCTATTTGAACTGGTTCTACGCGGAGGACGAGATTTAGCGGCCGGTGTTTCCTCGTCGGATGaagagatggcagcactgtctGTTGATTTTAACGATCCTCTTCGCTGATATTTCCGAGTTGCCGgtgattttaatgttttattgaTCTGATGATGTGAATGAATCGATGAATCGTTATTGATTCCTGAATCTGCGTCTGCTGTTCGATTCCTCTCATTGTTAACTGGTTTTTCTCTATTCCTTGCTGCTGCAGTATTATTAACGCCCGTTTTAGGTCGTGCTCCCATTTTATGAGTAGGTCTCGGGGACGCTGGACGATGACTCATTGATCTCTGCTGTGAGTTCTCCGCTGGACGATGACTCATCGATGTTTGCGGTGATTTCTCCACTGGACAATGACTCATCGATCTCTGCTGTGAATTCTCCGCTGGACGAGTACTCATCGATGTTTGCGGTGATTTCTCCACTGGATAATGACTCATCGATCTCTGCTGTGAATTCTCCGCTGGACGATGACTCATCGATGTTTGCTGTGAATTCTCCGCTGGACGAGTACTCATCGATGTTTGCGGTGATTTCTCCACTGGATAATGACTCATCGATCTCTGCTGTGAATTCTCCGCTGGACGATGACTCATCGATGTTTGCTGTGAATTCTCCGCTGGACGATGACTCATCGATGTTTGCAGTGATTGCTCCGCTGTTTTATGATCGGACGTTGATATCTGCGCCGTATTACTCACATTTCCCGCCACCAGGTGACGTTGCAGCTGTTTTTCCGAGCCGCGTTTCTTTTTCGAAGCGTTCTGCGACAATTTCATCAACATTTCCGTGTAAACTTCCGGTTTAGTCGTCGTGGAAACTGAAGCTATTAATTCGTCGATGGCCGATCGATTGATTGCGCCCGATCTACACATGAACGTAGAATCATCGACTTCATTACTACTGATCTCACTGGTCGGTGTTAAACATCGTAACGACGAACTGTCGTTATTctcattcaattcattcatacGTAACGTTTTATCCGTTGATTCCTCGTTGAATCGAGAACTCGTCGGAAAATCTTCCTCTAAAAACATTTCGCTTAGTTGTAATTTCTGTCTCAGGTTCGTCGTCGTGGTGATGCTTGTGGTCGTTGTTGACGCGTCCGATATTTCAGAACGAACTTTCAATGTGGAATCTGTGAAGAGAATAAACATCTTTCAATACATCACGAGATATCACATGACTTGGAACATCCAGAGTGAccgccacttttatttgacttgctttttccctgactattttatattctctGACATGCACGTGTTTTctctgacttgatctgctaagaatccaatcagttaacacagtcaaatacgcaAGACATTGACGGtatagcaatctcaacaaatttcccagATTTGCAGGTAAATGGCCACCGTGTCATGTGGGACACACCATAACCTGAGGCAATTGGCTCTGCAGGGTAACAAGCAGGGCAATCTATTGTACCGGTAACATTTTTTCTAATCTTCTTAGCGAAAGTTCTTGAGTTACGAGTTTTTGAATTCAGTGAGGACCGATAACTTACCATCAGCGTCACTAGCTACGCTACCAACACCTGCACTCCTGACCTCTGATTCAGTATCAGCAGTCACCTCTTGTATATCGCTCAATTCTTTAGGAGACGTTTTAAACAACGCTACAGTCCTTCGTTCGGCCGGTGGTGTGATTATATTCTCACCGAAATCgggctgaaaataaatcaatcacaGTTGTTCTGATTAAACACTTCCGTCGCTCAAAAGATGGTTAGATGAGGACAAGTACTGGttacaatttcaattgtcactatgtcaactatccaccaAGCAACAATTATCAAACTGGATCTGAAAGTCAAAGTTTGAACTTACACGAGTAACGTTGGAATCTCCGTCTAATGATCCTAATGCTTCAGTTCGGCAGCCCATAAACGCACCGACAGATATACGCATAAACGGATTACTGGATTCATCCGACAACCAGGACGGTCGTAAAATAGTCGCTTCCGTTTTTAAACTCCAGTTCGAACAACTCGACGTCAGCGTACGAGCAGCTACCATATCCTCCTTAATTACAACAATTACTATCAGTTAAACACCcgtaaatcatttcaaataattgaaattaataaccACATTTcagaactcagttccacatttcaaatgtcgaaaacattggaaatagcTAATTTGAAGTGTGGAGTGAGTACTGTTAAATACCagtaaacatttcaaattcgaaagcATTCGAAATTAATAACCACTTTTCTGGTCTCTGTTCCACATTTCCAATGTTAAAATATCAGGGAAACAAACTATGTAATTTAAAGTGTGGAGTGAGAATAGTGGAACCGAGTCGTGATCTATGGAAGGTACCCGGATCCTGTTACAAACCTGACTGAAAATATTGTCTTCTTGGAATTTAATTTCATGTTCTTTCATCATATCATTCGCTTCAGCTACAAAATACACGATAATCCATTAACAAactgaatgaatatttcaactcaAACGTCAACAATCTTTCTCCTCACCAGTTCCAAAGAATTCCTCGTCGTCGATGTCGagattattttgaataaatccGTCTAAATCCGATCCTAATCCGCCGTGATAATCCGGAGCACCAGGAAACGATGTTTGTAACGCGAGATCCAGTGTAGTTTCTGTATAACCTGTATAAACACGGTTCATCTGAGCTTATTTTGAACGAATGAAATTCTTCAAATTAAATTAAAGTTGTTTAGTAAAACACTGACCTGTATCTGGTGCAACTCCTCTCACAGCTGTTTcaggtgctgctgctgctgctgctgttacaGGCGCTGCTGCTTGTAACGACTGTTTCAATTGTTCTGGTTGAGTTCCGAATAAACCGGAATCATGAGGCGTTCCAAATAAACTAATACTATCGGTTATATCAGCAGGTTGATTCATTGAATCGAATATTGCGCTCTGATGATTCCACTGTGCAGATTCTTGGCCGAATAAACTTTCTGAAGTATTTTCTTCAACCTTTAAGAATGATTCACGAGAATAAGATAAGAGTTTAATTCAAGTTGTCACAATAACTGAAGTTGCCTCTAgtttcatttgcattaatataACATCCATATATTTTACTTACGAGCGCCGGTGAATTATTATCAGGTAAATTGCTCGATCTATTGGTGCGTACAGTGGCTCCATCTGTTTGATTCATTACATTCgataaatcaaatgaactgCGATCCGTCTGCCAGGATGAACGACCTTCATCAGTCTGCCACGAAGGTCGAGATGTTCCAGATATATCCAAATTCGAAGCCGGACGCAAGAACTGAGAATCTAAATGAGATTCGGCTTCCAGACCGTTCAGCCAATCAGCGGCAGTTGCGCCACCTGGTACCGGTCGATCTTCAGCTACGAGCGCATCGGAGAAACGTACCTGTCGAccaccaccaggtggcgtaCGTTCAGTTAATACTCCGTCCTCGCCTACCGGTCGCACCCGTGGCTGAGCATCGGGATCATCTTCTATAAACGGACGGTGATCAGCAGCAGTATCgctataattaataataacatcgctataatcaataataacaTCGCTATGATTAATAATAACATCGCtataatcaataataacatcgctataattaataataatacatcatcACAATCACAGTACAGCCGACTagcggtgctgccacctaccTGCCACTACTACCATCACCACCACATCCACCGTCTCCTAACACCGGTGACACAACTACATCACCTTCAGCTGATTGTCTCATCTGTAATCTGTGAACTAGATCTAATTCATCCGAACTTCCACCTTCCAAAcctatcaaatatcaaacacACAATGAATACTGCGAGttaaaatacattcattttcattgagtcAAATGTAAACTCTGAACCATAGAAGCAGATCTCAGATGTTAAAGCTTTTAACAATAAATTTCGAGTTTAACTATGGCTATCCCGACTACGTACCTGGCCGATTGTGCTGTAAATTACGATCATCCTCACTTGCGCCAGGAGTATCCTGTCTTTCTGCCATTTCCTATAAAATACACATCAAAATAAACATCTATTCAAGAAAATTGAGTAATAGACTTagttccacagctgtgagttcaaatttaactcattgcaaataaactaatttcaactcgtGAGTTTATCCTGAACTCATAGATATTGAACTGAACGTAGGTTTTATATTTACCATCCTAGCCGCTGCTATTTCATCTTCTGTGTCGATTTCACTGCTGTTCGGAAGCCCgtctagaaaataaatcattaaatcaTGTCATTGATGTCTCTCTATGGCTGACAAATGATTGTTTATTTTAATACGTACTGGAGAATGGAATTGAAGGTCTGTTAGATAAACCACGCTGGAATAAACCACTAGGAGCTGCTgaaataatatcaaacatttaaCTCATTGAGATATTGACCGAACTCATTGAGATATTGACTAAACACATTGAGAGATTGACTAAACACATTGATATATCTACTGAACTCATTGAGATATTGACTAAACACATTGAGATATCTACTGAACTCATTGAGATATTGACTTAACACATTGAGATATCTACTGGACACATTGAGATATCTACTGGACACATTGAGATATCTACTGGACACATTGAGATATCTACTGGACACATTGATATATCTACTGGACACATTGAGATATCTACTGGACACATTGAGATATCTACTGGACACGTTGAGATATCTACTGGACACATTGAGATATCTACTGGACACATTGAGATATCAACTGGACACGCTGAGATATCTACTGGACACATTGAGATATCAACTGGACACATTGAGATATCTACTGGACACATTGAGATATCTACTGGACACGTTGAGATATCTACTGGACACATTGAGATATCTACTGGACACGTTGAGATATCTACTAGACACGTTGAGATATCTACTGGACACATTGAGATATCTACTGGACATGTTGAGATATCTACTGGACACATTGAGATATCTACTGAACACATTGAGATATCTACTGGACACATTGGGATATCTACTGGACACATTGAGATATCTACTGGACACGTTGAGATATCAACTGGACACATTGAGATATCAACTGAACACATTGAGGTTTTGACTGAACTTACTGAAATATTGACCGATATCTTGTTCCTCTTCTCCGTCTCCATCATTCACAGTTCTATTCGCTTCTCGACCCTCGCACTCAGAGAAATCTCTCATAACACGACGGCCAGCGCCACCTATATCTAACGATTCTCGATCGGTTAATATCGATAAGTCAACTCCGAGACGTTGATGACCGAATTCATCGAAGTTGATAGATTGACGATCATCGTACGTTATAAACCGGTCATCAGCGTTCGATATTATTGACTGTCTGTTAATGTTATCAGATAACGGCACGTgatcaaaatcaaacgaatCTTTAAATCCAATTGAGGAGTCTCTGTTGAAACTGACACCATTTTGACGCATTGAATCATCTTTAAATCCAATAGAGGAATCTCTGTTGAAACTGACACCATCTTGATGCATTGAATCATCTTTAAATCCAATTGAATCCCTGTTGAAACTGACACCATTTTGACGCATTGAATCATCTTTAAATCCAATTGAATCCCTGTTGAAACTGACACCATTTTGACGCATTGAatcatctttgaaatgaattgttgATGTGCGTTGTTCAGGATCTCGTCTCGTGGTGCCGGATTCTACAGATTTCTCTGCAGTAGTTTTTAATTTCCCTCCCATGAAACTGTAATGTTTTTTATCGTCCTCGGTCATCGTTTGATCGGGGTCGATCTGATTCTCATCGGTGCACGTactgttaaaatcaaaatcactGAAATCACCGTCTAATTCATTGATGTGTTCAACGCCGAACTGAACGTGAGGAACAGTCGCGTCTAAATCACTATCCTCATCGCTATCATCCTGTTGTAGAGTGATCTGAAACTGTCGACCAACAGCT
It includes:
- the LOC141915284 gene encoding LOW QUALITY PROTEIN: uncharacterized protein LOC141915284 (The sequence of the model RefSeq protein was modified relative to this genomic sequence to represent the inferred CDS: substituted 1 base at 1 genomic stop codon), translating into MADERSESWTPPGWGEGSLLAGDGQLSMIDNCTLHQTPAPLAASTVMRKTRKQLEDSSATSFVEPNQLLAFGKLDLLPKFSMSESDVGKSRVSGLEFAPRYEKSDPLSKIQNVEVMLNKDGSSTTRSSSLGIINLDDMSDDFTSAGLLPMTSGSRDLISPCGGFDQQSVAKTEPKQPAAAAAARQLQGAMKPAQRVAGAAKGAVGRQFQITLQQDDSDEDSDLDATVPHVQFGVEHINELDGDFSDFDFNSTCTDENQIDPDQTMTEDDKKHYSFMGGKLKTTAEKSVESGTTRRDPEQRTSTIHFKDDSMRQNGVSFNRDSIGFKDDSMRQNGVSFNRDSIGFKDDSMHQDGVSFNRDSSIGFKDDSMRQNGVSFNRDSSIGFKDSFDFDHVPLSDNINRQSIISNADDRFITYDDRQSINFDEFGHQRLGVDLSILTDRESLDIGGAGRRVMRDFSECEGREANRTVNDGDGEEEQDIGQYFTAPSGLFQRGLSNRPSIPFSNGLPNSSEIDTEDEIAAARMEMAERQDTPGASEDDRNLQHNRPGLEGGSSDELDLVHRLQMRQSAEGDVVVSPVLGDGGCGGDGSSGSDVIINYSDTAADHRPFIEDDPDAQPRVRPVGEDGVLTERTPPGGGRQVRFSDALVAEDRPVPGGATAADWLNGLEAESHLDSQFLRPASNLDISGTSRPSWQTDEGRSSWQTDRSSFDLSNVMNQTDGATVRTNRSSNLPDNNSPALVEENTSESLFGQESAQWNHQSAIFDSMNQPADITDSISLFGTPHDSGLFGTQPEQLKQSLQAAAPVTAAAAAAPETAVRGVAPDTGYTETTLDLALQTSFPGAPDYHGGLGSDLDGFIQNNLDIDDEEFFGTAEANDMMKEHEIKFQEDNIFSQEDMVAARTLTSSCSNWSLKTEATILRPSWLSDESSNPFMRISVGAFMGCRTEALGSLDGDSNVTRPDFGENIITPPAERRTVALFKTSPKELSDIQEVTADTESEVRSAGVGSVASDADDSTLKVRSEISDASTTTTSITTTTNLRQKLQLSEMFLEEDFPTSSRFNEESTDKTLRMNELNENNDSSSLRCLTPTSEISSNEVDDSTFMCRSGAINRSAIDELIASVSTTTKPEVYTEMLMKLSQNASKKKRGSEKQLQRHLVAGNVSNTAQISTSDHKTAEQSLQTSMSHRPAENSQQTSMSHRPAENSQQRSMSHYPVEKSPQTSMSTRPAENSQQTSMSHRPAENSQQRSMSHYPVEKSPQTSMSTRPAENSQQRSMSHCPVEKSPQTSMSHRPAENSQQRSMSHRPASPRPTHKMGARPKTGVNNTAAARNREKPVNNERNRTADADSGINNDSSIHSHHQINKTLKSPATRKYQRRGSLKSTDSAAISSSDEETPAAKSRPPRRTSSNRTRKKQSSGGQQSSDISLDTSTSSQIPRISSASTDLTEKSLTLNRSASTTGRTVSSSTDKREECRLSTGSNSEREAGSRQPIATDSRLSGISDRRTNRLSRTTDQQAIDEKGLKTAGTQFDKMKSGDGKSSSVKTSDETGINKQTFYSPPRNRRSLEFLNDDNIQPKIGDFDSNSGTPPVWKTPRPSSLYSRVNHPDSPDGRERAPLDSTEADTKYSHRYDMTSGFHSQQTDLSPTTTTVTTPRLTTTERRTQRGPRLSSTPMGLLGKSDETGDMPSNITNFTHPGGATFSSDCVDPGNDVNPQPAATGRSLSMEDESKPGGATVNKQSRKQVPKFHLEETVTDQSEQIPRSERHLAWKDQTKPNPTSSANNPGIKNITPLVQSSITPGVAVITPSVSNPGFIAGHGSAVPTLLTNRHLANPVSTLAPNLTGIYNNQIYLSSVHNTARYPPIMSSRTAPRYISTETAPPPPSQRPTAEYSTNCEWAAVYMRGRAQSHDSYSTAINQQQPQQLPTTAAAAVAYNTHDPRIRLFNGINDELVGAPATIPSPQIEAPGELCFKDVCCVGFSAQTTLPLFNPSRQWLQCSLTIVSLNIDGVERDVQLSPFIVKQKAVIEPTTTDELRVVFMPNHAGVFVAHVHVLVSPVGGNESVLQQKLPRMVTLQAVAESPNVQVKCXPFHGVDPALNDDLMMDFGQRSWGSHDQKPLVLVNRGQSAVPIRLVIMTKAIWPCFSFERSSDIVSSHTASKSVINCTLKGRSELSAAGDPVQVVVYFKAPEKHHDRVSSSTPPEIVESILSVELDTPSTPKPLNTISLKALLVTSKLHIPSGMQNLQMKAGYNQCSTQTVPFRNAGNIDINLQLSLSNHSDIFEVNPSRLIIPPGHDGEATVKFQPINDGRKQQYECTIFMCIEPDGAAYEINVTGEVIGRDDRLTGEGGPTLLCDRSFLMWGGLSIGKNMPQKLVLRNTSNSCRKYNLVIKQHFAEFQILCSSAAGKEVLSSNRTIVLKPMQDLPVEIMFQPTAITSFLTKLHIKRDGSMYKYSIPLIGHGGKSEIVIGEEENGVRQNWIKVGEMLEGANNVTKMVIQNIGDRAAFIKALGFSDLQMTVPFSSDRLVIQPSEFILREREAKTIMVIFIPSSREEALCLDKQNIVGTIGFFYGDEILRQQYRRSMLKGKKPSNKRTSNIDTNSIIKSVNFDVYYSGEELIKEEGECVENLMTPDFFFQNMFKIAVRVLGEPPYKKQRDTTSRMTNRKIETSPSSQQPANISSLNETSDDKLTRCPPTPPVKGTPALFRKRRSLTPPEPANQWSIKPEYLVLKLSKTSSPKKFEIINNSAEIQRYELLLPGTKLEVTNEEGSIPPRSNTLVCISPSSSLLFRRVALPWMGEVIVKCASSQKVLKVQIHEDDSDSVQSIPVSVTSGRSVLSESRNTTVSSSPQALSSTRLPNNALTSNKLGQPSCDIDITKREINFRDTLMAYSSDSKLEFRNNGNELLDWYLTPLALAYLKKETGTSDIKRLSNDVFKFIQMSGSLEPQQQTQVPVLFEPNERGSYTQFWNLQVQGRTASSTVGVYRVQLTGKGVAKVMKSSPKPDRKNRISFEKEKENMNTIRPIIATPDKLIFPITSPHSTHELKVGIKNKSDRNQSIKVLPLSAPFHASKRKFEVNSQHYIRLPIKFTPVTVGKFEAVLVLQAKDVPEVTVTLYGESVDNSV